One window from the genome of bacterium encodes:
- a CDS encoding tetratricopeptide repeat protein gives MSRIGRALRGVGRASHSREDPFREALLRLLERDLNGAEEALVRAARADSDDPDAYLALAALYRSRGEIGRAIRIHQNLLLRTELPGGARNEALAGLAGDFQRGGFLQRAIAAFEEVLENAPKDPTALRALGELHADARDFGRALEMNRRLAKQTGEDGAADEAALWVRSAAVAHAEGRSDDARRDLKRALRKDADATDAWVALGELEAERGKDKRALEAWKRVPEIDRRSGPQVYPKIEATYAALGKARDYETWLRKLIEDRPGEAASRLALIRSLLARGAAEEALAEARELTQRDPGSLAGQAASLQALLGSDRKDDALKQAHELLQVLARAGLLESRERLM, from the coding sequence GTGAGTCGGATTGGTAGGGCGCTCCGCGGGGTGGGCAGGGCGTCGCATTCCCGGGAGGATCCGTTTCGGGAGGCGCTGCTGCGTCTGCTCGAGCGCGACCTGAACGGAGCGGAAGAGGCTCTGGTGCGCGCAGCGCGCGCAGATTCCGATGACCCGGACGCGTACCTCGCCTTGGCGGCTCTGTATCGGAGCCGTGGCGAGATCGGGCGGGCAATCCGGATCCATCAGAACCTGCTCTTGCGAACGGAGCTTCCGGGGGGAGCGCGGAACGAAGCCCTGGCCGGATTGGCCGGAGATTTCCAGCGCGGAGGATTCCTGCAGCGGGCGATTGCCGCGTTCGAGGAAGTGCTCGAGAACGCTCCGAAGGATCCGACAGCCCTGCGGGCACTGGGGGAGCTCCACGCGGACGCTCGGGATTTCGGTCGCGCGCTCGAGATGAATCGGCGTCTGGCGAAACAAACCGGCGAAGATGGGGCCGCGGACGAGGCGGCGTTGTGGGTTCGTTCCGCGGCCGTGGCTCACGCGGAAGGGCGCAGCGACGATGCCCGTCGAGATTTGAAACGAGCGCTGCGCAAGGACGCAGATGCGACCGATGCCTGGGTTGCCCTCGGTGAGCTCGAAGCCGAGCGCGGAAAGGACAAGCGCGCCCTCGAAGCCTGGAAGCGCGTTCCCGAAATCGATCGACGCAGCGGGCCGCAGGTATACCCGAAGATCGAAGCCACCTACGCCGCGCTCGGGAAGGCACGAGACTACGAGACCTGGTTGCGAAAGCTGATCGAAGATCGACCTGGTGAAGCGGCGAGTCGCCTGGCGCTGATTCGCTCTCTGTTGGCGCGTGGCGCTGCGGAAGAGGCCTTGGCCGAAGCTCGGGAGTTGACCCAGCGAGATCCTGGCAGCTTGGCCGGCCAAGCTGCGTCGCTTCAGGCCCTGCTCGGCTCCGACAGGAAGGACGACGCTCTGAAGCAGGCGCACGAGCTGCTGCAGGTCCTGGCGCGGGCGGGCCTGCTCGAAAGCCGAGAGCGATTGATGTGA